A DNA window from Myxocyprinus asiaticus isolate MX2 ecotype Aquarium Trade chromosome 15, UBuf_Myxa_2, whole genome shotgun sequence contains the following coding sequences:
- the invs gene encoding inversin isoform X1 has product MAMLLPQNPSQVHAAAVNGDKNTLQRLITAEPRLRDSVDQFGRTPLMYCVLADRLDCAEVLLKAGAAVNKTDHSQRTALHLAAQKGNVRFMKLLLSRHADWRLKDLEEMTPLHLATRHSSSKPLSLLLKHMAPGEVDTQDRNKQTALHWSAFYNHPEHVKLLIKHDSNIGIPDSEGKIPLHWAAHNKHPNATRTVRCILEAAPTESLLNWQDYEGRTPLHFAVADGNEAVVEVLTSYEGCSVTAYDNLFRTPLHWAALLGHAKIVHLLLERNKSGMIPSDSQGATPLHYGAQSNYADTVAVFLQHHSVRDEPDLEGRTAFMWAAGKGSNDVIMIMLDLKKDLDINMADKYGGTALHVAALSGHVSTVLLLLEKGAMVDPLDVMKHTPLFRACEMGHRDVILTLIKGGARVDLVDIDGHSALHWAALGGNAEVCEVLMESGISPNLQDHAGRTPLQCAAYAGYINCMALLIQHDADPNIQDKEGRTALHWSCNNGYLDAVKLLLGCGAFPNHMEHTEERYTPLDYALLGEHQELTQFLLEHGALSIAAIQDIAASSIQALYKGYKVRRAFRERKKLLMRHEQLRKDAAKKREVERRREAEQQLSLAAVRVGKLSLDATEPSVEVKDPVPVKGHKHKKTSISHNSQSQSRREKQHRTECRTREAQSAESALPSVTHVRTKTFSGLLEEVCVMEKSSSDTCVSVECGSAYERRSPAGSSRPGSARPVHKGAHVPPGHMETTTTPKPVIHIRPRTTEAHSLSESAQGISAAQTTSQSTETPTDGHKRSGSKGSKSASGLKPVGTEQSNISYSERNSEKCSATRQKERRAGREVEKQMEREKKKQSRTEREGERQSDGEKEKCTGMEREKARWMGKMRKKQEDKEKGKRRESIHSKNQAASVIQRAWRRSRIRSRLRKVLCRAVKGAEPNEVTALLIQLLWEWPVSHDHTHHKSASEVQASPTRSRGKKSSVLQNIYGGATAKRGHSLRAAALKSQSQLLLDMSLKSSKQLSAVECVNLVDSVIQAKQYSYHLHPSSASNQSGQSKTKN; this is encoded by the exons GCGATGCTGCTCCCCCAGAATCCATCTCAGGTGCATGCAGCTGCTGTGAATGGAGACAAGAACACCTTACAAAGACTGATCACAG cAGAGCCACGTCTACGGGACAGTGTGGATCAGTTTGGGAGGACTCCTCTGATGTACTGTGTGCTGGCTGACCGTTTGGACTGTGCAGAGGTTCTGCTTAAAGCTGGTGCAGCCGTCAATAAGACTGATCACAGTCAGAGAACCGCACTGCACCTTGCAGCACAAAAG GGCAACGTGCGATTCATGAAACTCTTACTGTCACGCCATGCCGATTGGCGATTGAAGGATCTGGAGGAAATGACACCACTGCACCTGGCAACCCGTCACTCCAGCTCCAAACCTCTGTCTCTGCTCCTCAAGCACATGGCACCTGGTGAGGTTGACACGCAGGACAGGAATAAg CAGACAGCACTGCACTGGAGCGCGTTCTATAATCACCCTGAGCATGTTAAGCTGCTGATCAAGCATGATTCAAACATTGGAATACCAGACAGCGAGGGCAAAATCCCCCTCCACTGGGCGGCACACAACAAACACCCCAACGCCACACGTACAGTGCGCTGTATTCTG GAAGCTGCTCCCACGGAGTCTCTGTTGAACTGGCAGGACTATGAGGGCCGCACCCCTCTGCACTTTGCAGTGGCTGATGGGAATGAGGCAGTGGTTGAGGTCTTGACGTCATACGAGGGCTGCAGTGTAACAGCCTATGACAACCTGTTCAGAACACCACTACACTGGGCGGCACTGCTGG gtcATGCAAAGATTGTCCACCTCCTGTTGGAGAGGAACAAGTCTGGGATGATCCCATCAGACAGTCAGGGAGCTACACCTCTGCACTACGGAGCCCAGAGCAACTATGCT GACACAGTTGCAGTGTTTCTGCAACACCACTCTGTGCGGGATGAGCCTGATCTGGAGGGGAGAACAGCCTTCATGTGGGCTGCTGGGAAGGGCAGCAATGATGTCATCATGATCATGCTGGACCTGAAAAAAGACTTAGACATCAACATGGCTGACAAGTATGGAGGAACAG cactcCATGTGGCCGCGCTCTCAGGGCATGTGTCGACTGTGCTGTTGTTGCTGGAGAAGGGAGCTATGGTGGACCCGCTGGACGTAATGAAACACACACCTCTGTTCCGTGCTTGTGAGATGGGGCACCGAGATGTCATCCTCACCCTCATCAAAG GAGGGGCGCGTGTTGATTTAGTAGATATAGATGGTCACTCTGCACTGCACTGGGCTGCTCTGGGTGGGAATGCTGAGGTGTGTGAGGTGCTGATGGAGAGTGGGATCAGTCCAAACCTGCAGGACCATGCTGGAAGAACTCCCCTACAGTGTGCGGCATATGCCGGCTACATCAACTGTATGGCCTTGCTCATTCAGCATGATGCAGACCCCAATATCCAGGACAAGGAG GGGAGAACAGCACTCCATTGGTCCTGTAATAATGGTTATCTAGATGCTGTGAAGCTGCTTCTGGGGTGCGGAGCTTTCCCCAACCATATGGAGCATACTGAGGAGAG GTACACTCCTTTAGACTATGCTTTGTTGGGAGAACATCAGGAGCTGACCCAGTTTTTATTGGAGCATGGAGCGCTGTCCATCGCTGCCATCCAGGACATTGCTGCCTCATCCATTCAGGCTCTCTATAAGGGCTACAAGGTCAGACGGGCCTTCAGAGAACGCAAGAAGCTGCTCATGAGACATGAACAGTTGCGTAAAGACGCCGCAAA GAAGAGAGAGGTGGAGCGCAGACGTGAGGCAGAGCAGCAGCTCTCACTGGCTGCAGTCAGAGTGGGAAAACTGTCACTGGATGCGACAGAGCCGAGTGTTGAGGTTAAAGATCCAGTACCGGTTAAAGGGCACAAACACAAGAAAACCTCCATTTCCCATAACAGCCAATCACAGAGCAGGAGAGAAAAACAACATAGAACTG AGTGTAGAACGAGGGAGGCTCAATCAGCAGAGTCTGCTCTTCCCTCGGTGACCCACGTAAGAACAAAGACGTTTTCAGGTTTACTAGAAGAGGTGTGTGTGATGGAGAAAAGTAGTTCGGACACGTGCGTATCAGTGGAATGCGGATCCGCATATGAGCGCCGATCCCCCGCAGGATCCAGTCGACCAGGCAGTGCCAGACCAGTACACAAAGGGGCCCATGTACCTCCAGGCCACATGGAGACCACCACAACCCCTAAACCAGTGATACACATCAGACCCAGGACTACAGAGGCCCACTCGCTTTCTGAATCAGCCCAGGGCATCTCTGCAGCCCAGACTACATCACAATCCACAGAGACACCTACAGATGGCCATAAGAGATCAGGGTCCAAGGGGAGCAAATCAGCCTCAGGACTCAAACCTGTAGGTACCGAGCAATCCAACATCTCCTACTCGGAAAGAAACTCAGAAAAATGTTCTGCCACTCGACAAAAAGAGAGACGAGCAGGAAGAGAGGTGGAGAAACAGatggagagagaaaagaaaaagcagTCACGGactgagagagaaggagagaggcagagtgatggagagaaagagaaatgtacagggatggagagagaaaaagcaagATGGAtggggaaaatgagaaaaaaacaagAAGACAAAGAGAagggaaagaggagagagagcatCCACAGTAAAAACCAGGCAGCCAGTGTGATACAGAGAGCCTGGAGGAG GTCGCGTATTCGTAGTCGTCTTCGTAAGGTACTGTGCAGGGCTGTAAAAGGGGCGGAGCCAAATGAAGTCACTGCCCTGTTGATTCAGCTGTTGTGGGAGTGGCCTGTATCTCATGACCACACCCACCATAAATCTGCTTCTGAAGTTCAGGCTTCTCCCACCAGGAGCAGAGGGAAAAAGAGCTCTGTGCTGCAAAATATCTATG
- the invs gene encoding inversin isoform X3, whose protein sequence is MLLPQNPSQVHAAAVNGDKNTLQRLITAEPRLRDSVDQFGRTPLMYCVLADRLDCAEVLLKAGAAVNKTDHSQRTALHLAAQKGNVRFMKLLLSRHADWRLKDLEEMTPLHLATRHSSSKPLSLLLKHMAPGEVDTQDRNKQTALHWSAFYNHPEHVKLLIKHDSNIGIPDSEGKIPLHWAAHNKHPNATRTVRCILEAAPTESLLNWQDYEGRTPLHFAVADGNEAVVEVLTSYEGCSVTAYDNLFRTPLHWAALLGHAKIVHLLLERNKSGMIPSDSQGATPLHYGAQSNYADTVAVFLQHHSVRDEPDLEGRTAFMWAAGKGSNDVIMIMLDLKKDLDINMADKYGGTALHVAALSGHVSTVLLLLEKGAMVDPLDVMKHTPLFRACEMGHRDVILTLIKGGARVDLVDIDGHSALHWAALGGNAEVCEVLMESGISPNLQDHAGRTPLQCAAYAGYINCMALLIQHDADPNIQDKEGRTALHWSCNNGYLDAVKLLLGCGAFPNHMEHTEERYTPLDYALLGEHQELTQFLLEHGALSIAAIQDIAASSIQALYKGYKVRRAFRERKKLLMRHEQLRKDAAKKREVERRREAEQQLSLAAVRVGKLSLDATEPSVEVKDPVPVKGHKHKKTSISHNSQSQSRREKQHRTECRTREAQSAESALPSVTHVRTKTFSGLLEEVCVMEKSSSDTCVSVECGSAYERRSPAGSSRPGSARPVHKGAHVPPGHMETTTTPKPVIHIRPRTTEAHSLSESAQGISAAQTTSQSTETPTDGHKRSGSKGSKSASGLKPVGTEQSNISYSERNSEKCSATRQKERRAGREVEKQMEREKKKQSRTEREGERQSDGEKEKCTGMEREKARWMGKMRKKQEDKEKGKRRESIHSKNQAASVIQRAWRRSRIRSRLRKVLCRAVKGAEPNEVTALLIQLLWEWPVSHDHTHHKSASEVQASPTRSRGKKSSVLQNIYGGATAKRGHSLRAAALKSQSQLLLDMSLKSSKQLSAVECVNLVDSVIQAKQYSYHLHPSSASNQSGQSKTKN, encoded by the exons ATGCTGCTCCCCCAGAATCCATCTCAGGTGCATGCAGCTGCTGTGAATGGAGACAAGAACACCTTACAAAGACTGATCACAG cAGAGCCACGTCTACGGGACAGTGTGGATCAGTTTGGGAGGACTCCTCTGATGTACTGTGTGCTGGCTGACCGTTTGGACTGTGCAGAGGTTCTGCTTAAAGCTGGTGCAGCCGTCAATAAGACTGATCACAGTCAGAGAACCGCACTGCACCTTGCAGCACAAAAG GGCAACGTGCGATTCATGAAACTCTTACTGTCACGCCATGCCGATTGGCGATTGAAGGATCTGGAGGAAATGACACCACTGCACCTGGCAACCCGTCACTCCAGCTCCAAACCTCTGTCTCTGCTCCTCAAGCACATGGCACCTGGTGAGGTTGACACGCAGGACAGGAATAAg CAGACAGCACTGCACTGGAGCGCGTTCTATAATCACCCTGAGCATGTTAAGCTGCTGATCAAGCATGATTCAAACATTGGAATACCAGACAGCGAGGGCAAAATCCCCCTCCACTGGGCGGCACACAACAAACACCCCAACGCCACACGTACAGTGCGCTGTATTCTG GAAGCTGCTCCCACGGAGTCTCTGTTGAACTGGCAGGACTATGAGGGCCGCACCCCTCTGCACTTTGCAGTGGCTGATGGGAATGAGGCAGTGGTTGAGGTCTTGACGTCATACGAGGGCTGCAGTGTAACAGCCTATGACAACCTGTTCAGAACACCACTACACTGGGCGGCACTGCTGG gtcATGCAAAGATTGTCCACCTCCTGTTGGAGAGGAACAAGTCTGGGATGATCCCATCAGACAGTCAGGGAGCTACACCTCTGCACTACGGAGCCCAGAGCAACTATGCT GACACAGTTGCAGTGTTTCTGCAACACCACTCTGTGCGGGATGAGCCTGATCTGGAGGGGAGAACAGCCTTCATGTGGGCTGCTGGGAAGGGCAGCAATGATGTCATCATGATCATGCTGGACCTGAAAAAAGACTTAGACATCAACATGGCTGACAAGTATGGAGGAACAG cactcCATGTGGCCGCGCTCTCAGGGCATGTGTCGACTGTGCTGTTGTTGCTGGAGAAGGGAGCTATGGTGGACCCGCTGGACGTAATGAAACACACACCTCTGTTCCGTGCTTGTGAGATGGGGCACCGAGATGTCATCCTCACCCTCATCAAAG GAGGGGCGCGTGTTGATTTAGTAGATATAGATGGTCACTCTGCACTGCACTGGGCTGCTCTGGGTGGGAATGCTGAGGTGTGTGAGGTGCTGATGGAGAGTGGGATCAGTCCAAACCTGCAGGACCATGCTGGAAGAACTCCCCTACAGTGTGCGGCATATGCCGGCTACATCAACTGTATGGCCTTGCTCATTCAGCATGATGCAGACCCCAATATCCAGGACAAGGAG GGGAGAACAGCACTCCATTGGTCCTGTAATAATGGTTATCTAGATGCTGTGAAGCTGCTTCTGGGGTGCGGAGCTTTCCCCAACCATATGGAGCATACTGAGGAGAG GTACACTCCTTTAGACTATGCTTTGTTGGGAGAACATCAGGAGCTGACCCAGTTTTTATTGGAGCATGGAGCGCTGTCCATCGCTGCCATCCAGGACATTGCTGCCTCATCCATTCAGGCTCTCTATAAGGGCTACAAGGTCAGACGGGCCTTCAGAGAACGCAAGAAGCTGCTCATGAGACATGAACAGTTGCGTAAAGACGCCGCAAA GAAGAGAGAGGTGGAGCGCAGACGTGAGGCAGAGCAGCAGCTCTCACTGGCTGCAGTCAGAGTGGGAAAACTGTCACTGGATGCGACAGAGCCGAGTGTTGAGGTTAAAGATCCAGTACCGGTTAAAGGGCACAAACACAAGAAAACCTCCATTTCCCATAACAGCCAATCACAGAGCAGGAGAGAAAAACAACATAGAACTG AGTGTAGAACGAGGGAGGCTCAATCAGCAGAGTCTGCTCTTCCCTCGGTGACCCACGTAAGAACAAAGACGTTTTCAGGTTTACTAGAAGAGGTGTGTGTGATGGAGAAAAGTAGTTCGGACACGTGCGTATCAGTGGAATGCGGATCCGCATATGAGCGCCGATCCCCCGCAGGATCCAGTCGACCAGGCAGTGCCAGACCAGTACACAAAGGGGCCCATGTACCTCCAGGCCACATGGAGACCACCACAACCCCTAAACCAGTGATACACATCAGACCCAGGACTACAGAGGCCCACTCGCTTTCTGAATCAGCCCAGGGCATCTCTGCAGCCCAGACTACATCACAATCCACAGAGACACCTACAGATGGCCATAAGAGATCAGGGTCCAAGGGGAGCAAATCAGCCTCAGGACTCAAACCTGTAGGTACCGAGCAATCCAACATCTCCTACTCGGAAAGAAACTCAGAAAAATGTTCTGCCACTCGACAAAAAGAGAGACGAGCAGGAAGAGAGGTGGAGAAACAGatggagagagaaaagaaaaagcagTCACGGactgagagagaaggagagaggcagagtgatggagagaaagagaaatgtacagggatggagagagaaaaagcaagATGGAtggggaaaatgagaaaaaaacaagAAGACAAAGAGAagggaaagaggagagagagcatCCACAGTAAAAACCAGGCAGCCAGTGTGATACAGAGAGCCTGGAGGAG GTCGCGTATTCGTAGTCGTCTTCGTAAGGTACTGTGCAGGGCTGTAAAAGGGGCGGAGCCAAATGAAGTCACTGCCCTGTTGATTCAGCTGTTGTGGGAGTGGCCTGTATCTCATGACCACACCCACCATAAATCTGCTTCTGAAGTTCAGGCTTCTCCCACCAGGAGCAGAGGGAAAAAGAGCTCTGTGCTGCAAAATATCTATG
- the invs gene encoding inversin isoform X2: protein MAMLLPQNPSQVHAAAVNGDKNTLQRLITEPRLRDSVDQFGRTPLMYCVLADRLDCAEVLLKAGAAVNKTDHSQRTALHLAAQKGNVRFMKLLLSRHADWRLKDLEEMTPLHLATRHSSSKPLSLLLKHMAPGEVDTQDRNKQTALHWSAFYNHPEHVKLLIKHDSNIGIPDSEGKIPLHWAAHNKHPNATRTVRCILEAAPTESLLNWQDYEGRTPLHFAVADGNEAVVEVLTSYEGCSVTAYDNLFRTPLHWAALLGHAKIVHLLLERNKSGMIPSDSQGATPLHYGAQSNYADTVAVFLQHHSVRDEPDLEGRTAFMWAAGKGSNDVIMIMLDLKKDLDINMADKYGGTALHVAALSGHVSTVLLLLEKGAMVDPLDVMKHTPLFRACEMGHRDVILTLIKGGARVDLVDIDGHSALHWAALGGNAEVCEVLMESGISPNLQDHAGRTPLQCAAYAGYINCMALLIQHDADPNIQDKEGRTALHWSCNNGYLDAVKLLLGCGAFPNHMEHTEERYTPLDYALLGEHQELTQFLLEHGALSIAAIQDIAASSIQALYKGYKVRRAFRERKKLLMRHEQLRKDAAKKREVERRREAEQQLSLAAVRVGKLSLDATEPSVEVKDPVPVKGHKHKKTSISHNSQSQSRREKQHRTECRTREAQSAESALPSVTHVRTKTFSGLLEEVCVMEKSSSDTCVSVECGSAYERRSPAGSSRPGSARPVHKGAHVPPGHMETTTTPKPVIHIRPRTTEAHSLSESAQGISAAQTTSQSTETPTDGHKRSGSKGSKSASGLKPVGTEQSNISYSERNSEKCSATRQKERRAGREVEKQMEREKKKQSRTEREGERQSDGEKEKCTGMEREKARWMGKMRKKQEDKEKGKRRESIHSKNQAASVIQRAWRRSRIRSRLRKVLCRAVKGAEPNEVTALLIQLLWEWPVSHDHTHHKSASEVQASPTRSRGKKSSVLQNIYGGATAKRGHSLRAAALKSQSQLLLDMSLKSSKQLSAVECVNLVDSVIQAKQYSYHLHPSSASNQSGQSKTKN, encoded by the exons GCGATGCTGCTCCCCCAGAATCCATCTCAGGTGCATGCAGCTGCTGTGAATGGAGACAAGAACACCTTACAAAGACTGATCACAG AGCCACGTCTACGGGACAGTGTGGATCAGTTTGGGAGGACTCCTCTGATGTACTGTGTGCTGGCTGACCGTTTGGACTGTGCAGAGGTTCTGCTTAAAGCTGGTGCAGCCGTCAATAAGACTGATCACAGTCAGAGAACCGCACTGCACCTTGCAGCACAAAAG GGCAACGTGCGATTCATGAAACTCTTACTGTCACGCCATGCCGATTGGCGATTGAAGGATCTGGAGGAAATGACACCACTGCACCTGGCAACCCGTCACTCCAGCTCCAAACCTCTGTCTCTGCTCCTCAAGCACATGGCACCTGGTGAGGTTGACACGCAGGACAGGAATAAg CAGACAGCACTGCACTGGAGCGCGTTCTATAATCACCCTGAGCATGTTAAGCTGCTGATCAAGCATGATTCAAACATTGGAATACCAGACAGCGAGGGCAAAATCCCCCTCCACTGGGCGGCACACAACAAACACCCCAACGCCACACGTACAGTGCGCTGTATTCTG GAAGCTGCTCCCACGGAGTCTCTGTTGAACTGGCAGGACTATGAGGGCCGCACCCCTCTGCACTTTGCAGTGGCTGATGGGAATGAGGCAGTGGTTGAGGTCTTGACGTCATACGAGGGCTGCAGTGTAACAGCCTATGACAACCTGTTCAGAACACCACTACACTGGGCGGCACTGCTGG gtcATGCAAAGATTGTCCACCTCCTGTTGGAGAGGAACAAGTCTGGGATGATCCCATCAGACAGTCAGGGAGCTACACCTCTGCACTACGGAGCCCAGAGCAACTATGCT GACACAGTTGCAGTGTTTCTGCAACACCACTCTGTGCGGGATGAGCCTGATCTGGAGGGGAGAACAGCCTTCATGTGGGCTGCTGGGAAGGGCAGCAATGATGTCATCATGATCATGCTGGACCTGAAAAAAGACTTAGACATCAACATGGCTGACAAGTATGGAGGAACAG cactcCATGTGGCCGCGCTCTCAGGGCATGTGTCGACTGTGCTGTTGTTGCTGGAGAAGGGAGCTATGGTGGACCCGCTGGACGTAATGAAACACACACCTCTGTTCCGTGCTTGTGAGATGGGGCACCGAGATGTCATCCTCACCCTCATCAAAG GAGGGGCGCGTGTTGATTTAGTAGATATAGATGGTCACTCTGCACTGCACTGGGCTGCTCTGGGTGGGAATGCTGAGGTGTGTGAGGTGCTGATGGAGAGTGGGATCAGTCCAAACCTGCAGGACCATGCTGGAAGAACTCCCCTACAGTGTGCGGCATATGCCGGCTACATCAACTGTATGGCCTTGCTCATTCAGCATGATGCAGACCCCAATATCCAGGACAAGGAG GGGAGAACAGCACTCCATTGGTCCTGTAATAATGGTTATCTAGATGCTGTGAAGCTGCTTCTGGGGTGCGGAGCTTTCCCCAACCATATGGAGCATACTGAGGAGAG GTACACTCCTTTAGACTATGCTTTGTTGGGAGAACATCAGGAGCTGACCCAGTTTTTATTGGAGCATGGAGCGCTGTCCATCGCTGCCATCCAGGACATTGCTGCCTCATCCATTCAGGCTCTCTATAAGGGCTACAAGGTCAGACGGGCCTTCAGAGAACGCAAGAAGCTGCTCATGAGACATGAACAGTTGCGTAAAGACGCCGCAAA GAAGAGAGAGGTGGAGCGCAGACGTGAGGCAGAGCAGCAGCTCTCACTGGCTGCAGTCAGAGTGGGAAAACTGTCACTGGATGCGACAGAGCCGAGTGTTGAGGTTAAAGATCCAGTACCGGTTAAAGGGCACAAACACAAGAAAACCTCCATTTCCCATAACAGCCAATCACAGAGCAGGAGAGAAAAACAACATAGAACTG AGTGTAGAACGAGGGAGGCTCAATCAGCAGAGTCTGCTCTTCCCTCGGTGACCCACGTAAGAACAAAGACGTTTTCAGGTTTACTAGAAGAGGTGTGTGTGATGGAGAAAAGTAGTTCGGACACGTGCGTATCAGTGGAATGCGGATCCGCATATGAGCGCCGATCCCCCGCAGGATCCAGTCGACCAGGCAGTGCCAGACCAGTACACAAAGGGGCCCATGTACCTCCAGGCCACATGGAGACCACCACAACCCCTAAACCAGTGATACACATCAGACCCAGGACTACAGAGGCCCACTCGCTTTCTGAATCAGCCCAGGGCATCTCTGCAGCCCAGACTACATCACAATCCACAGAGACACCTACAGATGGCCATAAGAGATCAGGGTCCAAGGGGAGCAAATCAGCCTCAGGACTCAAACCTGTAGGTACCGAGCAATCCAACATCTCCTACTCGGAAAGAAACTCAGAAAAATGTTCTGCCACTCGACAAAAAGAGAGACGAGCAGGAAGAGAGGTGGAGAAACAGatggagagagaaaagaaaaagcagTCACGGactgagagagaaggagagaggcagagtgatggagagaaagagaaatgtacagggatggagagagaaaaagcaagATGGAtggggaaaatgagaaaaaaacaagAAGACAAAGAGAagggaaagaggagagagagcatCCACAGTAAAAACCAGGCAGCCAGTGTGATACAGAGAGCCTGGAGGAG GTCGCGTATTCGTAGTCGTCTTCGTAAGGTACTGTGCAGGGCTGTAAAAGGGGCGGAGCCAAATGAAGTCACTGCCCTGTTGATTCAGCTGTTGTGGGAGTGGCCTGTATCTCATGACCACACCCACCATAAATCTGCTTCTGAAGTTCAGGCTTCTCCCACCAGGAGCAGAGGGAAAAAGAGCTCTGTGCTGCAAAATATCTATG